GAAAAGGAGAGTATCTTAATTAACATGAGTGATCAGGTCAAGAGTATTGTGCTGATCTTTCTTTTCTTCAAAGTGAAGAGGATACCTTTATGCTATATATTTATGCTTTACgctatatatatgatatatatactTGCACACCGTCCCCTCCAAGGGGCTAACTTAACCTATGACCTTTGTTCCAGGTGACCTTGTGTCACGCATCACCACAGACACCAACGACATGAGTGAGTCTCTGAGTGAGAAGTTGAGTCTGCTGATGTGGTACTTCATGCGGGTCACTTTCCTCTTCATCTTCATGCTCAATCTCTCCTGGAAGCTGTCCCTCTTCACCGCAATGGGGCTTCCTATCATCTGGGTCATACCAAAGATATCCGGCAAGTGGTACCAGGTACAGGAAATCAGACCTTTTTCTAATGTATTGTAGTGgaagtagcctggtcccagatctgtttgcgtCTTCTTGGCAAAATGTATGGGGTGACAATGACAATAAGAGTTGGCTAGACagcataaacagatctgggactaggctATAGTGGGGGTAGTTGTGTGAACTACTAAACACTCCCATGAGTAACCTTGTCTGAGAGTTGCAGTTTCGTGTTTGCATACATCTTGATTCTACAAGTTACAGTCACCAAAAATAGCACTACAGAGCAGACAGAACGTTACCTGACCAATCAGAAGGTAACTGTGAATTTTGTTTTTGTCCCAGGAGCTCGGTGCGAAGGTTCAAAAGTCACTAGCCCAGGCCAATGACGTTGCCACGGAGACCTTCTCCTCTATGAAGACAGTACGCAGCTTTGCCAACGAGGAGGGCGAGACGGAGCGCTACAGGATGAGGCTAGAGAAGACCTACTCTCTGAATAAAGAGGAAGCAGCAGCCTACGCAGCCTCAACCTGGACCAATAGTGTGAGTCTCAGCTTCAATTGTAAACGGTCACAGGGTGAGAGCAATTTATCCAAATTCAGTTAAAAAGAGCTTGGATTGCACATTGATTCATGAGGGTTCATGAATTTGTCTGTAATACGGGCCCTGAGTTATTCCTGGCCATGTGAACTGACAAGGGAAAGTTCTGGACAATTGTTATATAGACTATAACTACTGTAGGtcccagagtttttcctggttACATGATCTGGAAAACTCTGAGCCCTAGTCATAATCAATAGTAACCCCATCTGTCTTCCTCTCAGATGTCAAGCCTGTTCCTGAAGGTCAGTATCCTGTATTATGGCGGTAGTCTGGTGACAGGGGGGACCGTCAGCAGTGGGGATCTGGTGGCCTTTGTGCTCTACGAGCTCCAATTCTCCTCTGCTGTGGAGGTAAGGCCATAGATTAACAATCTCCATCCAATCTACCCGCAGCCATCTTATGTTTAATGCCTACTGCCAAATCCAAACAGACCTAAATGTACACACCCTAACAAGGCACTGCCAAGTTGTTCTACAGTAAaataggggtcaaaatgatttaTTAGTATCACAACATTTCAATCATAACTAGAGCTTTGAGTAGCAACATTTTGACTGTCACTTACTGGTGTCGCTTTTACATGTCCTGTCTGACAGGCCGTGATGTCGTATTACCCAAGTGTGATGAGGGCAATCGGTGGCTCTGAGAAGATATTTGAGTATGTGGACCGACAGCCCCAAGTTCCTCCAGAAGGCACCCTTGCCCCACAGAATCTTGAGGGACATGTTGAGTTTAAGAATGTCACATTTACCTACCCTACCAGGGAAGATACACCGGTGCTCaaggtatctacagtatatttacTGTATACACATATACTGGATATTAATTAAAATTACATATACATTAAATTACAATTTCTCTTAATCTCTCAGGGCCTGTCTCTGGAGCTGAGGCCTGGGCAGATCACTGCCTTGGTGGGGGCTTCTGGAGCAGGGAAAAGCACCTGTGTGAGCCTGCTGGAGAGGTTCTACCTGCCCCAGGAAGGAGAGATCCTATTGGATGGACAGCCACTGCACAGCTACAAGAACCAGTACCTACACGACAAGGTCATTATGAACAGCAATGGAAGCAATGTTACTCTTCTCCTAAGCCATATTAGTGCATAACATAATTAGCTACCAGCCTTTAAGGAAAGGTACATGATCCCAATGTTTGCAAAGAAGTTATTAACCAACTAAATGCATTATCTAAATGAATAATTTCTCTCAGATCAGTGTGGTGAGTCAGGAGCCGGTGTTGTTTGCTCGTTCTGTCAAGGAGAACATCAAATATGGCAGAGATGATGCCACTGATGAGGAGATGTACCGGGCTGCTGAGCTGGCCAACGCCCACAAGTTCATCTCTGACCTGCCCAATGGCTATGATACAGGTATGTCCCAAAAGATGAACTCATATTGACTTCATCCTGATAGGATTGGTAATATTGTTTCCTTGGGGCCTTGTTTAGTCCTTACTGATAGAAAGTTACACTTTTCTCTGCATAGCTTTGACTTTGAACTGTTAGTACTTTTCCTTCCTTAAACTACTGATGACACGATtgtagtgtatgtgtgttattCAGCTCTACTGTTCATACTTAATTGTTGTTCTTTATTCCAGATGCCGGGGAGAAGGGAGGCCAGGTTTCAGGAGGGCAGAAGCAACGCATAGCCATCGCCAGAGCTTTGATCAGAAAGCCTCGGATTCTAGTGCTGGATGATGCCACCAGTAACTTGGACACAGAGAGCGAGCATTTGGTAAGATAACTCTGAATCTTGTTATCTTTCACTGACAGGTCTATTTATTGGGGGGTTAACCAGTTTCTGTTGATCATCTACTCATAATATAACCCAATGGAGGCTGTTTCCTTCCCTAACATGAATAATTTATTTACAATGTATTGTAATCTCAGCTAATCTCTGACAGTTCAGTGGCTTTAATTCAAACATACTCATCATGTTTCTCTCCATGTCCTTAGGTCCACCAAGCTCTGCTCAAGGACTCAAACCCCTGCTCAGTGCTGCTGATTGCTCATAAGCTGAGCACTGTGGAGAAGGCCAATCACATTGTCGTTCTTGAGGAGGGAAAGGTGCTAGAGGAGGGGAGCCATGTTGAGCTGCTGGAGAAAGGTGGAACCTATGCTGACCTGGTGAACAAGCAGAACACTGGCTTCCAGCGCAAAGAAGGGGAGGATCTGAAAAACTAAAACAGAGGCTCCAATCCCATGACAATTCTCAATTTACACTGAAATCCCACTTCTGCCACCATCTCACATTTTCAACATTATTACCTACTATTTCTACTGTATCACATATGCTTTGCAAATACTCTGAGATCATAGCATCAAACTTTAGTTTAATTATCTCCCCTAAGTGATTTTGAGGTACTCAAAGAAAAAACGAATCACAAGAACAGTCCTGTAATATAAAAGGTTTCATGCAAAGAGCACATTTCTATGTTCAACTTTCTATTTGCACTATACTGCAACTTAGGTATTCTTAATGCCCCAAAtgcattgtgtatttatttttacatttatttttgttgAATTGTTCTCCCACATTTTTGTTATAACTATGTAAATAGGGATCCCAAataatgttttgttttctgtgtacattgTCTCGAAGGCAGTACAATACATTAGCCGTTTTCTGTTCTGTGTTAATGACAATAAACATTCTGCTCTCTGAAATCATTTCTTCATTTAGTAATCTGTATGTGGGGGAATGGTTACATAATACCCGCACGTTTAGCAGTTGATCTGTATTACAGTGGGAAACTCCACATCTCatgctttcacttttacttttctTTGCTACAGGCCTAGATAATGATGCCATAGTCGAATCGCATACAATGACCTCCACCAATACTGTTACTGTTTAGAGGGTATTTCAATGAAGGCAATACGATGCTTAACGCAGAGGCAGTTTCATAACAGTTAACTATGCAATAGCATAGTTTTAGGTCCACAAACGTACACACTGCTGGAGCAGCCAGACCCACAGACAAGGGGTAACCCAAACATGTCACTGGGGCTGAAAATCTGAAGCATCCGTTTAAAACGTATGTCAACACCAAATAAATCCAGTCGCTGGTAGAGGGAGTGGATGGAACTAGGTGAAAATGTGCTGACATTCTGCAAATGTTCTCATCGATTAAACATCTGATCTCAACCCTTTTAGCTGTTCCCACAACTGAAATGTTACGAACATAGTGCACTACGTGTTATAGACTTGACGCTTAGCGTAAGTTAAAAAACATTGTTTAGGAGTGCACGGTCGAATTGAGTCTGTCTCGGTCCATGCGCACTTCACGGAATGTACACTAACgaaaatatgcaaatacatgaaACAAACGTACCaaataggatctcgctagctcgtgGCTTTGCCCACCTTGTTCTGCGCACAATTTAATTTGCTCACACTGTAAACGACTaactatcttgggttagttataaatatCTTTGGTAGCGGGTCCATCACAGCTAAACTGTCGTAACACCATAGCAACAGTATTTGTTTTCCCATTAGCTTTTGTTGAGGCAGAAACTATTCCATGGGGtccaaaaaaaacacaaaacatgagAAGTAACAAAACACTGGTACCCTGATAGACAGTCGCACACATTTTAAACACAACGATAATTAAACAATAAAGTATAATAACGCTGATCCACGACATGtttattcttttttttaaaggtaatttTGCTGTTAGCTTGAGTAATTGGAGAATGGAATCCTGGCTCTGTGTAAACCTGTGCATTGTCGTGAATTCGTTTTGGATTTGGGTattgtgaagagacccctggtggcatgtcttgtgggtatGTATGGGTttctgagctgaatgttatttgattatgCAGACAATCTGGATTTGGCGTATTGCTCTGTTTTAGCCAGCTgtgctaggtctttctttgctgcacaACCATATTACCAGGCACtaatcaagatgggacaagacCAGAGTCTGAACAACTAGTACAGTTGATTTGTGTGTTAAAAAAACGCAGAACATCTAACATCTTTTCATAACAGACATACATGTGTAAGACCAGTTGCAAATTATTTTTAAAATAGGGAAGAGTAATGGCTGAATGCAGCTGCCCTAAGGGACACTGTGATgctagagaagcttccattgaagaacactCCCTGGGTTCTATTGGATAAATAACTCTCCAATCATGTGATTTCAGGTGATGTAAAGCCAAAGCAAGTGGTTATTGATCCTAAATAGTTATTGAAGAAACTCAAAAGACTGCACTGAAAATAATACAGCTCCAACTATCATATTATCCATTTATTTTAAGCAATCATCTGTCATCTGAGTCAGTGCAGTAcaagttgagtgcccttctctatgcATGCTGAAAGTCAGTAGTTAACTTGTTCTCTGAAAAATAGCATTATATTCGCTCCATCAGTTTACTAAGAGCAGGCAGCGAAACTGATTAGGTGGCTATTAGGGCCAAAAAAGGCTGTTTTACTATTTTTAGGcagtggaatgactttagcttccctctaTGCCTGTGGACACCCTTTTTAGGCTTTGGTTAAAGATATAGCAAATAGGGgtggcaatacagtctgctaccattctcaatattTTCTCATCAAGGTTTTCTATACCGTTTGGCTTATCATTATTGATGATAACAATAGTTTTTCCaactctcccacactaacttcaccaaattcaaaacagccaTCATTCTCTTTCATTATTATACATTTTACACAAAAATATGATGGTTCACCGACCTGAGTTTTTCCACTTCACTAGTGAAACAGTCATTGAAATGATTGCCAATATcaaaaaaaaatgttataaattaccCATCAACTTCAATAAATGATGAAGATTAATTGGGTATTCTACCCATGTAATTTAAGGTACTCaaagtctttaaaaaaaattcaCTGTGTTTTATGTCATTTATCTTGGTTTGGTAGTTTCTTATTTTTGTACATTTCCCAATTTACAGTATGCCAACGAATCAACTGACCAGCCTGACTTGTTTGCCACCTCTTTTACACCATTTCTTTGAActatacaatttttcaattcatCATCAACCCAGAGGGCTCCAACAGTTCTCAGTTAATTCCTTAACAGGTGCATGCTTGTCAACAATTGGCATGAATAACTTCCAGTGGATTAACTTCTTCATACACATCAATGGGAACTGATATTGCTTTAGAGCAAAGCCCTGCAGCATTATTGAAGATATGATCAATACAAGTGGATGTCACAGATCCAACACTATTGGTATGCACTCTAGTTGGTTGAGTAATAAGCCTGAGTCATATTACAGGCATTAGCCACAGTTAGAAGCTTTCCCTTCAGAGGACAGCTTCCCCTTCAGAGCACTCAGAAAAAATACCTATCTGTTAACATCGCACACACTATTAAGCATTGCGCACATATTTAGATGAGGCAGATGAATTTGCAATCTTCTTATGGTCCATCTGCAGCTTTTTGGTTGATTTTTCTCACTTTCTCCATCAAGGTCTCATGTGGAGACTGGAACGCCATCCACAACAATGTTATTCCGCTTGGATTGTCCCTCTAGATATTTATCTGTAATAATGATTCACATACAGTACTGTCATCATCTCACGTGGACTTAGTTTATCATCATCTTGCTGCAGTCAACTGCAATTGCTAAAATGCCATAGATTTGTTATTTtatcaggcaagtcagttaagaacacatttttatttacaaagactgccaattgtgcgccaccctatgtaactcccaatcacagccagtgaTTGAGAGCAGCATGGATTCAATGCAGCCTGGATttaaaccaggtactgcagtgagccctcttgcactgagatgcattgtCTTAGACCATTTTGCCCATTGATTGTGGAACCTTCAGTCTACCATAAGGACAAAACCTGATTTTCCTTTCCTAATTAATCATGTGACTTTTGGCTAAATGTCAGGTTTAAAAACATTCACTTTcaacttaacctttatttaactaggcaagtcagttaagaacaaattcttatttataatggcagcctaccggggaacagtgggttaattgccttgttcagggcagaacaagatattgtcagcttggggattcaatccagcaacctttcggtcactggcccaacgttctcaccactaggctacctgccgcccccaactTTAATAGTCCTGgaaaaatatatttcactgcATAAGCTTGTAGGCTACTCTAGCATATCTGTTCAGTAGTGCAACTCATGGGAAAACCCTGGCCTAAACTTTATGATAAACTGGCACATCCAGGGTTACAATTATAGTATTGACTCTGGGCCAAGATGTTGAGAACAACTTCTTTAGATTTCAGAATCATCATGTCATGGCTGAACTGCACCACACTCCCCCTGATGTGACAGATTGCATAACTTCAATTTCAAATAAAAAAACGGAGTTATGCTCCAACCTAGTGACTGAATAAAACCTACAACTGCGGCTGATACAGCCAATGGAGTGGGGACTGAGGCTGCTAGACTTGTAAAATGCACCCAGGGGAGGTTGCGTTTTATTCATCCAATACATTGCAATTCTAACGTTTGGCAGGGGCCTTGGCCCATAAAAGGCTGTTGATTTTCTGGCTATTTTAGCTAGCTACCGTTAGCTACTTGGGGCTAAACATTGGGAAATTAGTACGCAGTCATGACATGAGGAAGACCTACCACCGGTAATAATTGTTTTGTATTTAGAATTCGGTTTCGTAAACGTAAAGATTGTAACGGTTATATAAACAAATAATCTGTGTTGTTTTTATCTAACTAGCTAGATTAGCCGCCAAACTAAAGGAACGGGATATTTTTCTTGCAGGGTGTGGCATGTTAAATTACAGACAGCGTGGATAGCCAAACATAATCTAGCACCCATGCGGAGTAGCCAATCGGAAGCAAGTATTACGAGAAGTAGGACAGGAATTGCACGGAAACGACACGTGATATGTTTATAAAGCGGCAGGCCGAAAGCTTTTCGGCGCCATTTCATTGTAGAACTGTTTGGTTTTTATTTAGTGGAAACATAACAGTGGACAAATTTGGAACATAAAAAGAATCCGGATCCATCCTGATGGAAACGGCCGTTAACCCGCCCCTTGACAGGTACATTTAGAAACATTGTACCTTCAGGCTCGGGTCGGAACTGATTTTGCAGGCTTGAAAATGAACACGAATCGGGACTGAATGGCTAAACCTAGTTAGCTAGTATTCACTGTCGGTGCATCATCTAGCTAACTAGTCTTTACTCAACTTGGACACCAAACAATTAAAATATTCCCTTGGCTAGTAAGATGTAAATATAGAGGTTTTTGTTCCGAACAACCCCTTAGTTAGTTATGCAGCGAGGGTGGATATTGCCATAATGTGGGTCAGCCTACTCAATAACTTAGTACTGGGGGATTGTTTAAAATTGGCTGTGGTGATGAAACGCGGCACTGCGCCACCGCCATTTTCCTGCTATAAATCTTAATGACTGAGAAATAAACCGAGATATGGCCGCAGATGTGCAATTTATTTGTAGCTTATTCCGTTGCTCAAACCCGTTTGTTTACTTTCTGATGTTCGCTAGCAAACGTTAGCATCCTGGCTAACTAGCTTGGTAGCTAGCTGGATTCAGTTGTTGACAAACGATGCGATGGTTCCAAGCTAGCCAGCTAAATTAGCGTTTCAACAAATGGGGTCTCACATAAACAATCTAGTAACAAGAGGAGGTGATTGGATAGTTGTGCAAGGGTTTAAGTCACAGGAGTTTGAAGGTTTTGACTGACGATCCTGAGGGTCTGTTTTGGCGTCGgtgtgtttacaaacactcatAAAAGGCGGGGCGACGACACTGACCCCCACGCAATAAGCGCAGAAGCCTCGCCTCTCTGCCGGCTGAAATGATTGCCACAGTTAAGAATTAAAGCATATCACAATCTAACTAGCTAATGCCTTTGATTATAGCCTATTACCGGTTAACACCCACAAATCAATGTTAACCTAACCTCCCAAGTATTTTCGTTGGATTAAGTTTAACCAACACACATAGTATGTTGACCAGTTTACTGCCCTCTCTATCTATCCGTCTTTTTCCGGGTTATCAAGGAATAATATTACTAATATGTTGACAGATACTCTGCagctctttctcttttcttcaaATGGGTTAACTTCAAAGCTCATGAGCGTTGCCTACTTTTGAGTCAGTGGGATGGCATGTGCTTGCTGTGAGCCCTGGGGTGACTGGGATAAAAATCATCAAAATCTGGTCCAGTGCAAAAGATGGAAGCGAATAGAGGGAGAACCTGCATGTTTTCACTATTCTATCACTAATGCAGGTTTAACTGCCATAAGTGGGGTACAGTACTGATGTTTAGTACAGTAGTGCTTCAATGCTGCCCCAGTGATTTTCCCATCCAGTGATCTGGGTTGCCGGGCTGTGCCAAAAGTGGCAGCCTATTGATAGAATCCTCATTGCATTGGTGAGAGAGAAGATGGCGAAGGGCCTGTGTTGGCGAAGGGTTCCTTCCTAATGCTTTCCTGCTTGAATTGTAGGGCAATGATGAAATATCGCAAATATCAAGCACATTGTAGCTTACTACTTTTGAAATGCCAGGGCTGAGGGATAATTTTAGCATATGAATGAGTTTTCTGCCCAAATGTATCTCTCCCCTAATACACCCCTTTCTGTCTTCCCACGGCCTGTCCTGTctatcccactactttaacctctcccaccctctgttcctctctcctggTCAGCATCTCTCTGGGAGTGGTGGGGCTGTCTGGTGGCGGGATGGAGCACCATGTCTCGGGCCCAGGCAAGCGCATGCGGAAGCCCTCGCTGCTGTATGAAGGCTTTGAGAGCCCCCAGTTGCCACATGCGCCGCCCCCTCCCCCGGTCCAGCCCCCCGTCAGGGACCCCGGCCGGCAGGGTTGCATGACCAACCAGCTGCAGTTCCTCCAGAAGGCTATGATCAAGTCCCTGTGGAGACACCATTTTGCCTGGCCTTTCCATGAGCCAGTGGATGCCTTCAGACTCAACCTCCCAGTGAGTTACactgtttgtctatgtgtagagATTAGTGGTCACCAACATTGGTCCTAGAGAGCCATAGGGGTTGCAAGCTTTTGTTACAACCCACCACCATGAAGGCCTACACCTATGAGTGTTTGTCCATAGTTGACATCCTTGTCATACCATCATTCAACAGTCGTTACTCTCTTTTTCTTTATTCTGTTCTTTCTTGCTCTACTAGGATTATCACAAGATCATCAAGCAGCCCATGGACATGGGCACCATCAAGAAACGGCTGGAGAACAACTACTA
The window above is part of the Oncorhynchus masou masou isolate Uvic2021 chromosome 30, UVic_Omas_1.1, whole genome shotgun sequence genome. Proteins encoded here:
- the LOC135522296 gene encoding antigen peptide transporter 1-like, which gives rise to MPKMNLSPLLFLCMDVCVVQTVRLAQLSPLLLHHPLITLWGGSLLRAGLHLFLTFKFPGSTPWMSSFEGLQSMGVLCFHCPLYISLLWACGQSILGQLWGWHSWQGLLQGYCVTVVACLYWTRYVPSLLTKPTKEPQKKTGASLEKLLGYMKPYVIRFGAVLSLVVISSLGEMAIPHYTGRMTDWIMNEDEPEAFTHAITVMSLITVMSAVCEFVCDLIYNITMSRIHTSIQGLVFQSVLKQEIAFFDTAQTGDLVSRITTDTNDMSESLSEKLSLLMWYFMRVTFLFIFMLNLSWKLSLFTAMGLPIIWVIPKISGKWYQELGAKVQKSLAQANDVATETFSSMKTVRSFANEEGETERYRMRLEKTYSLNKEEAAAYAASTWTNSMSSLFLKVSILYYGGSLVTGGTVSSGDLVAFVLYELQFSSAVEAVMSYYPSVMRAIGGSEKIFEYVDRQPQVPPEGTLAPQNLEGHVEFKNVTFTYPTREDTPVLKGLSLELRPGQITALVGASGAGKSTCVSLLERFYLPQEGEILLDGQPLHSYKNQYLHDKISVVSQEPVLFARSVKENIKYGRDDATDEEMYRAAELANAHKFISDLPNGYDTDAGEKGGQVSGGQKQRIAIARALIRKPRILVLDDATSNLDTESEHLVHQALLKDSNPCSVLLIAHKLSTVEKANHIVVLEEGKVLEEGSHVELLEKGGTYADLVNKQNTGFQRKEGEDLKN